The following proteins are encoded in a genomic region of Actinomadura sp. NAK00032:
- a CDS encoding bifunctional UDP-sugar hydrolase/5'-nucleotidase translates to MENPQPRWCSCRVPDDAGDDPGRTPSGGGISRRQVLGGLTAASALTLAGWPGTAAAETTAQAAAQAATPARHGKSVTITVMGTSDIHSHAVNWDYYKDAEYADRDGNVVGLARVSSLVNEIRAARGRDRTLLFDAGDTIQGTPLGFYYATVEPITETGETHPIAGQMNAIGYDAVALGNHEFNYGIPFLDAWIRQLDAPVLAANAVRAGTRRPAYRPYMIKRMHVRGYPPIRVGLLGLTNPGIAIWDKANVSGRLDFLDLVETARRWVPVIRAQGADVVIVSAHSGDSGTSSYGDALPVENASALVAEQVPGIDAILFGHAHLEIPERFVTNKATGRTVVMSEPKCWGERLSVFDLTLRHERGRWKVTGKSATAVNTNTVQEDPALVTLVKKQHDAVVAYVNKEVATSTEEMSAAESCWKDTAILDYVHLVQTAKVRDALAGSEHASLPVVSIAAPFSRAATFPAGKVTIRDIAGLYIYDNTLMASVLTGAQIKDYLEYSAQYFKQVAADAPVAPASWTNADSRPDYNYDQFSGVTYDVDIAKPEGSRITGLSYDGTAVTPDQRFVVAVNNYRQSGGGGFPHITTAEVVYNAQVAIREAIVEYASAAGTIDPAAFHTENWRLTRDGTPVF, encoded by the coding sequence ATGGAGAATCCACAGCCGCGCTGGTGCTCATGCCGGGTACCGGACGACGCGGGCGACGATCCCGGCCGCACCCCGAGCGGCGGCGGGATCAGCCGCAGGCAGGTCCTCGGCGGGCTGACCGCCGCGAGCGCCCTCACCCTCGCGGGCTGGCCCGGCACCGCCGCCGCGGAGACCACCGCGCAGGCCGCCGCGCAGGCCGCAACGCCCGCCCGCCACGGCAAGTCGGTCACGATCACCGTGATGGGCACGTCCGACATCCACAGCCACGCGGTCAACTGGGACTACTACAAGGACGCCGAGTACGCCGACCGCGACGGCAACGTGGTCGGCCTGGCGCGCGTCTCCAGCCTGGTCAACGAGATCCGCGCCGCGCGGGGACGCGACCGCACCCTCCTCTTCGACGCGGGCGACACCATCCAGGGCACTCCGCTCGGCTTCTACTACGCCACCGTCGAGCCGATCACCGAGACCGGCGAGACGCACCCGATCGCCGGCCAGATGAACGCCATCGGCTACGACGCCGTGGCCCTCGGCAACCACGAGTTCAACTACGGCATCCCGTTCCTGGACGCCTGGATCCGCCAGCTGGACGCCCCGGTGCTCGCCGCCAACGCCGTCCGGGCGGGCACCCGCCGCCCCGCCTACCGCCCGTACATGATCAAGCGGATGCACGTCCGGGGGTACCCGCCGATCCGCGTCGGCCTGCTCGGCCTGACGAACCCGGGCATCGCGATCTGGGACAAGGCGAACGTCTCCGGCAGGCTCGACTTCCTCGACCTGGTCGAGACGGCCCGGCGCTGGGTGCCGGTCATCCGCGCGCAGGGCGCCGACGTCGTGATCGTCAGCGCCCACTCGGGCGACAGCGGCACCTCGTCCTACGGCGACGCGCTGCCCGTCGAGAACGCGTCCGCCCTGGTGGCCGAGCAGGTGCCCGGCATCGACGCGATCCTGTTCGGGCACGCGCACCTGGAGATCCCCGAGCGCTTCGTCACGAACAAGGCCACCGGCCGGACCGTCGTGATGAGCGAGCCGAAATGCTGGGGCGAGCGCCTGTCGGTCTTCGACCTGACCCTGCGCCACGAGCGCGGCCGGTGGAAGGTCACCGGCAAGTCGGCGACGGCGGTGAACACGAACACCGTCCAGGAGGACCCGGCGCTCGTCACCCTCGTCAAGAAGCAGCACGACGCGGTCGTCGCGTACGTGAACAAGGAGGTGGCGACCTCCACCGAGGAGATGTCGGCGGCGGAGTCCTGCTGGAAGGACACCGCGATCCTCGACTACGTCCATCTCGTCCAGACCGCGAAAGTGAGGGACGCCCTCGCCGGCTCGGAGCACGCGTCGCTTCCCGTGGTGTCGATCGCGGCCCCCTTCAGCCGCGCCGCCACGTTCCCCGCCGGGAAGGTCACCATCCGGGACATCGCGGGCCTGTACATCTACGACAACACCCTGATGGCGAGCGTCCTCACCGGCGCCCAGATCAAGGACTACCTGGAGTACTCCGCCCAGTACTTCAAGCAGGTCGCGGCGGACGCCCCCGTCGCCCCGGCCTCATGGACGAACGCCGACAGCCGCCCCGACTACAACTACGACCAGTTCTCCGGCGTCACCTACGACGTCGACATCGCCAAGCCGGAGGGCTCCCGCATCACCGGCCTGTCCTACGACGGCACGGCCGTCACACCCGACCAGCGGTTCGTGGTGGCGGTGAACAACTACCGCCAATCGGGCGGCGGCGGCTTCCCGCACATCACCACCGCCGAGGTCGTCTACAACGCCCAGGTGGCGATCCGCGAGGCGATCGTCGAGTACGCCTCCGCCGCCGGAACCATCGACCCGGCGGCGTTCCACACCGAGAACTGGCGCCTGACCAGGGACGGCACACCCGTCTTCTAG
- a CDS encoding AMP-binding protein, with translation MRKETLESFVLGDVLRSQAQVHRRRPFLKFRDGEVTYGEVDAAADRLARSLSGAGIRRGDHVGVMLPNCADFVHIVFALARLGAVAVPINIAYKHELLRHVLDSSDSGWLIIDGPYAERVTDIAERLPKLGGVLVRDAAAAGVLLDRLGKPARDLGSLRDEGGTVDVKVGFGDLQAIMYTSGTTGPSKGAMVPHALALTCAYDSLDFLDRWGKTVYCPLPLFHAAALWDGMLSALLGGGSIAIVERFSASRFWDDVRRFDAQVCMSVFSMIPILLNRPPTSRDRDHRLETFYMGKSNLDEPMRERFGVRSVETYTSTEAGIATGSPYGEWRVGSCGQAHDERFHVAVVDEQDRELGPGEPGELVLRPRQPFVLTTGYYGNWEATTHCFRNMWFHTGDRVWRDEDGYFYFLDRMKDAIRRRGENISAFDLETEINQHPAVLECAAIGVPSELEDEDIKVSIVVQPDTGLDPHELVAYCEERLPRSMVPRYVEFVDALPRTPTDKVAKYKLRAQGESGITETTWDREAAAGGRAADGREAAGRVADGPGAGEAGGR, from the coding sequence ATGCGCAAGGAGACGCTGGAGAGCTTCGTCCTCGGGGACGTACTCCGGTCACAGGCGCAGGTACATCGAAGACGGCCGTTCCTGAAGTTCCGGGACGGGGAGGTCACCTACGGCGAGGTCGACGCCGCCGCCGACCGGCTCGCCCGGTCCCTGTCGGGCGCCGGGATCCGGCGCGGCGACCACGTGGGCGTGATGCTGCCCAACTGCGCCGACTTCGTCCACATCGTGTTCGCACTGGCACGGCTGGGCGCCGTCGCCGTGCCGATCAACATCGCCTACAAGCACGAGCTGCTCCGGCACGTCCTGGACAGCTCCGACTCCGGCTGGCTCATCATCGACGGCCCGTACGCCGAGCGCGTCACGGACATCGCCGAGCGGCTGCCGAAGCTCGGCGGCGTCCTCGTCCGCGACGCCGCCGCGGCCGGGGTGCTGCTCGACCGGCTCGGCAAGCCCGCCCGCGACCTGGGCTCCCTGCGCGACGAGGGCGGCACCGTGGACGTGAAGGTCGGCTTCGGCGACCTGCAGGCGATCATGTACACGTCCGGGACCACGGGGCCGTCCAAGGGCGCGATGGTCCCGCACGCGCTGGCGCTGACCTGCGCGTACGACTCGCTCGACTTCCTCGACCGGTGGGGCAAGACGGTCTACTGCCCGCTGCCGCTGTTCCACGCGGCGGCGCTGTGGGACGGCATGCTGTCGGCCCTGCTCGGCGGCGGGTCCATCGCGATCGTCGAGCGGTTCAGCGCGTCCCGGTTCTGGGACGACGTGCGCCGCTTCGACGCGCAGGTCTGCATGAGCGTGTTCTCGATGATCCCGATCCTGCTGAACCGGCCGCCGACGTCGCGCGACCGCGACCACCGGCTGGAGACGTTCTACATGGGCAAGTCGAACCTCGACGAGCCGATGCGGGAGCGGTTCGGCGTCCGGTCGGTGGAGACCTACACCAGCACCGAGGCGGGCATCGCGACCGGCAGCCCGTACGGGGAGTGGCGGGTCGGCTCGTGCGGGCAGGCGCACGACGAGCGGTTCCACGTCGCCGTGGTGGACGAGCAGGACCGCGAGCTCGGGCCGGGGGAGCCCGGCGAGCTGGTGCTGCGGCCGCGGCAGCCGTTCGTCCTGACGACCGGCTACTACGGCAACTGGGAGGCGACCACCCATTGCTTCAGGAACATGTGGTTCCACACCGGGGACCGGGTATGGCGCGATGAGGACGGGTACTTCTACTTCCTCGACCGGATGAAGGACGCGATCCGCCGGCGCGGGGAGAACATCTCGGCCTTCGACCTGGAGACGGAGATCAACCAGCACCCGGCCGTCCTGGAGTGCGCCGCGATCGGCGTGCCCTCGGAACTGGAGGACGAGGACATCAAGGTGTCGATCGTGGTGCAACCCGATACCGGGCTCGACCCGCACGAGCTGGTCGCCTACTGCGAGGAGCGGCTGCCGCGCTCGATGGTGCCCCGGTACGTCGAGTTCGTGGACGCCCTGCCGCGCACTCCCACCGACAAGGTCGCCAAGTACAAGCTGCGCGCGCAGGGCGAGTCCGGCATCACCGAGACGACCTGGGACCGCGAGGCGGCGGCGGGCGGCCGGGCGGCGGACGGTCGCGAGGCCGCCGGGCGGGTGGCGGACGGTCCTGGAGCCGGGGAGGCGGGCGGCCGGTGA